A single region of the Pan troglodytes isolate AG18354 chromosome 22, NHGRI_mPanTro3-v2.0_pri, whole genome shotgun sequence genome encodes:
- the KRTAP24-1 gene encoding keratin-associated protein 24-1, whose product MPAASMSTIGYPGVCSTTSYRTHCYIPVTSSVTLSSSDLSPTFGHCLPSSYQGNLWLLDYCQESYSEAPTCKSPSCESKTCSTTGCDQSNSSVPCNSPSAGQVFSVCETTNVSPSPSCSPSTQTNGYVCNCHIPIRNASKACQTLCNGSNCFGQLNCLPKSFQTLNHCRLSTLGYKSYQNPCFIPSYISPLCYISNSCQPQSYLMRNYHYSSYRPTSCRRLSYLSRSFRSLSCIPSTFPPLRYLCSGSRPLKCY is encoded by the coding sequence ATGCCTGCAGCCTCCATGTCTACTATAGGCTATCCTGGGGTCTGCAGTACCACATCATACAGAACTCACTGTTATATCCCAGTGACCTCTTCTGTTACTCTTAGCTCCAGTGATTTAAGCCCTACCTTTGGACACTGCTTACCCAGTAGCTACCAAGGAAATCTCTGGCTCCTGGATTACTGCCAAGAATCCTACAGTGAAGCACCAACCTGCAAATCTCCCAGCTGTGAGTCCAAGACCTGCAGTACCACTGGTTGTGACCAGTCAAACTCCTCTGTGCCCTGCAACTCCCCATCAGCAGGCCAAGTCTTCAGTGTCTGTGAAACTACCAAcgtcagccccagccccagctgcagCCCAAGCACTCAGACCAATGGGTATGTATGCAATTGCCACATACCCATTCGAAATGCTTCCAAAGCCTGCCAAACCCTCTGCAACGGTTCCAACTGCTTTGGACAACTTAACTGCTTACCCAAGAGTTTCCAAACTCTAAACCACTGCAGATTGAGTACTTTGGGGTATAAAAGCTACCAAAATCCTTGCTTCATACCCAGCTACATCTCACCATTATGTTATATTTCCAACAGTTGCCAACCCCAAAGCTATTTAATGAGAAATTATCACTATTCAAGCTACAGGCCTACGAGCTGCCGACGACTGAGCTATTTATCTAGAAGCTTCAGATCTCTGAGCTGTATACCCAGTACCTTTCCACCTCTGAGGTATTTGTGCAGTGGTAGCAGACCTCTGAAATGCTATTGA
- the KRTAP25-1 gene encoding keratin-associated protein 25-1, with product MHNRSQGYFFSSCHPQNHVSYGCQSPSFIFCRCQPLNFVSRTCYPLSYFSYGNQPIGSISNSFRSLNYVSHSFQPISFMHSSFQPACSDFVGWQSPFLRRTC from the coding sequence ATGCATAACAGATCTCAAGGCTATTTTTTCAGTAGTTGCCACCCCCAAAACCACGTCTCTTATGGCTGTCAATCACCGAGCTTTATTTTTTGTCGCTGTCAACCACTGAATTTTGTGTCCAGGACCTGCTATCCTTTGAGCTATTTCTCCTATGGTAATCAACCTATAGGTTCTATATCCAACAGCTTCAGATCCCTGAATTATGTGTCTCATAGTTTCCAACCTATTTCCTTCATGCACAGCAGTTTCCAACCAGCTTGTTCTGATTTTGTGGGTTGGCAATCTCCATTTCTTAGAAGAACATGCTGA